The window AGGGGAGCGACAGTCTGCCCAAGGGCGGTCATGGTGCTCTGGTATGCGTTTGTGTTTGATGCGTCGTTAAACCCTAATAACGACAATTTTGAAACTTGTAACAAATAATAACCAAATTATCGTTATTTTGGTTATTGCAACCTGTAAGTATGTTTTACATGTTCACCGTAAAAGTTGAAAGTTTCAAGGGAAAGAACAGAGAGGAGTAAAAAAATCATGAGCAAGTGGACGGACATCAGGGACAACATTGTCAAGGAGCTTAATGTTGATCGTGTCACAGAGGACGTCAAGCAGCGTGTGACTCGCGCGATCTTGAGCGAGGGCGTGCCGCTGGTCGAGCAGGCCGTGGACAAGTTTGTGGCGCAGATCAAAGAGCAGTCCAAGGAGGAGCATGGCTGGTGCTACTGGCGTGACGCTGTAGTATTGCCGACGGTCATGCAGGGAGCAGTGTGGCTGGTCAAGATGGTTCTGACCAAGACGCTCGCGCCGACGGAACAGGCGTAAGGCAATCGCAACGGCCCCGAGGCTTTGGCTTTGGGGCCGTTTTTTATTTGGGGTAGTTGACAGAATATTGAGATTGGACTATAATAAAAATGCAAGACAGCTCGCCTAGAAGCGGGCTGGTCGCCTCGTAGAGGCGCGGATTAGAATAGCGAAATAAAAATGGTGTCTATTGCAAATGAGTGGGAACACTCAAACGGGCGGAGACGCCAGCAAAAATGGAGAGTGTCGAAAAGGCCTCTCCATTTTTGCTTTTTATTTTTACAAAAAGTTAAAAAGCCTCTTGACATATCAATGATTTATATGCTAGCATATATATGCTAGCATATAAATAGGGAGGGCTTAAGATGGCAAAATATGATGTTGTTTGCAGCTGTGGGCACGAAGAAACTATCGTGCTTTACGGAAAGTCTTCAGAGCGTGAACGGAAAATTGAATGGCTGGAAAATTACGGGCTTTGCAGTGAATGTTACAAAGCCCAAATGCAGAAACATGAGGAGACCAGTAGAAAAGAACGCAAAGAAGCATTTAATCTTCCCACGCTTGAAGGGTCGCCCAAGCAAGTGGCTTGGGCGGAGAAGATTCGTGATGGTTTTTTTAAGGATTGGGAAAAGCTCGGGCCGCAAAAAGACCCGCGCGCTGAAAAATTCGTCAACTGGCTGAAAAACCAGACAGAAGCGAGGTTTTGGATTGATAATAGAGAGAAGTCAATCCGTGAATTGGTAAAAGAATGGGCGGAAAACGAAAGTAAAATATATGCTGTTGAAGAATCCAAAGAACTGGAAGCCGCCGCAAAAGAGGAGGCTTCCATATATCCGGAGAACGAGCAGACAAAAGATATAGCAGAGATCTGCCACAAGGGCGAGTTTATAGAAATAAAATCGCCAAAAAACGACATTATCATAGAAACCGCAAGAGCGGCAGGATATAAATGGGACGGTGAGAAGGCTCGGTGGTGCATGAAAGTGACGGCGACAAGGGGACGAGTAGAAGACCGCATCGCAGAAATCGGGAATCTCCTGCTGAATGCGGGCGTCCCTATCTGCATATATGATGAGGAAGTACGAGAGAAAGCCGTCAGGGGAGAGTTTGAGCCACAAAAACATAAGTGGATACTAAAGAGCGGGGATGAAGAAGTAGAGATATATTGGCGCACCAGAGAATATAGCCTCTATGATGAGGCAAAGCGCCTGCCGCACGCGAAATATCGCGAAGGCACTATGCGCGTGCCATCACGGTATTTTGCGGAGATACGGGAGTTTGTGAAACTCTACGATCTCGGAATCTCGGAAGCGGCAGAAGCCCTCCTTACCCAAGAGGAGAAAGCGTATAAAGAAAGGATTACCGTGTCGCCTAAAAAGACAGAGAGCGACAGCCAAAGAGGCGATAAGTTGAAAGAAATCCTGGAATCGTCCCGCGATGTTTTGGAGGATTTGAGGGATGAAGATTGATATCCCGCTCTTACCACATCAGGAAGAGGCCGTAAACAAGCTCAAAAAAATAAAAGTCGGTGCCTTGTATATGGAACAAGGCACCGGGAAAACACGGACGGCACTGGAACTCATCTCAGCGAGATTGAACAGCGCAAAGGTGGACGCTGCACTCTGGCTTTGTCCGTGCAGCGTTAAAAGGAACTTGCGGGAAGACCTCGCTTATTACTGCGGGGAATTTCCGCAAGATATTATTGTGCGTGGGATAGAAAGTCTATCATCCGCCGACTTGCTCTACATGAAGCTGTTGGAGCTGGTAAAACGATACCGCGTGTTTTTGGTGGTGGATGAAAGCAATCTCACCAAAAATAAAGACGCGATCCGCACGCAGCGCGTCATCGAACTCGCCAGTCATTGCGAGTATAAGCTTATTTTGAATGGCACGCCGATCTCAAAGAATGAGGCGGACATGTTCGCTCAATGGTACATATTGGACTGGCGAATTCTTGGGTATCAAAGCTTTTATAGCTTTGCGGCAAACCATTTGGAATACCGAAGAATTCGATTGCCAAGTGGACGTGAGATCGTGGACTACAATCGAATCGAAGCGGTGCTGAATACAGACTACCTGTCAGAGAAAATAGCACCGTATACTTATCAGGTAAAAAAGGCGGAATGCCTTGAATTACCTGATAAAAAATATTTTGGGGAACCATTTTCTTTAGATGAAACGCAGATGGAAGAGTATAGGGAGGTGAAACTGGCATATCTTGAATATGTCGATGAAATTCGCTCGGAAACAATATACAAGCTATTTGCGGCATTACAGCATATTGTATCTGGGCGGCGGATTCTGACCAGTCCGCAAGAACGGATGGTAACAGAAGCGATGATGCCTGATGAAGATAATCCTCGCCTTTGGGCATTGAAGAATCTGTTACAGAGAGAAATAGGGGATGAAAAGGTTCTGATTTTCTGCAAATACAGAACGGAGGCTACAAGTATTTGCAAGATGTTGACGCAGATGGGGCGAAGCAGCGTGTTGTTTACGGGTGAGATATCACAAAAGAAGCGACAGGAAAACAGAAAAAGGTTCCGGGATGATATGCAAGTCATGGTCGCAAATAAGGCTTGCGGCGCCTATGGCTTAAACCTGCAATTTTGCAGAAATATCATATTTTACAGCAATGACTTTGATCTTGCGACGCGGATGCAAGCAGAGGATCGCGTACATCGCATTGGTCAGACTGAGGAGGTGCGTATTTACGATATTTACTCTGTAGACACCATAGATGAGTTCATCATGCGTTGTTTGTGGCGAAAAGAAAGCCTCGTAGAAGAGTTTAAGAAGAATATTGAGAAATGGAGGGACGAAATGATAAAGTACAGACAAATTTCTTCAGGAATAATGCCGGAAGAATTTTACATCAAACTGGGACCGTTCCTCGGATCGAGGGATGTGCGCAAGGAGTTTGATGGATATCCGCTCAGCAATGCGGATGATTGGACGTGGATTGTCGCCGAAGATGGCGATGAAATTGTCGGCTTTGTGTCCATCGAGCCGAAAAACAAAGTACTGCAGTTCAGTGCCGGATATGTCATTCCGTCGCATCGCAGGAAAGGTGTATACAAGCGGCTCATAAAAGAGGCGGTTAAGTTTGCGGGCAATCGGGCAATGGACGTGACGACACGAGAGTATCTTGTGCCACTTTTTGAAAAGGCTGGCTTCCAGGCATTGAAAATGAAGGGAAAGAAATGGCGGCGTATGAGGAGAGTGCCCAATGAAAAAGGTGTATCTTAAAGAAAATGTATATGAGGCCGCGCAGGCGCGGATGCGCTACATTTTCGACGAATTCGAGAAAGTGTTGATTTCTTTTTCAGGCGG of the Selenomonas sputigena genome contains:
- a CDS encoding GNAT family N-acetyltransferase, which encodes MKIDIPLLPHQEEAVNKLKKIKVGALYMEQGTGKTRTALELISARLNSAKVDAALWLCPCSVKRNLREDLAYYCGEFPQDIIVRGIESLSSADLLYMKLLELVKRYRVFLVVDESNLTKNKDAIRTQRVIELASHCEYKLILNGTPISKNEADMFAQWYILDWRILGYQSFYSFAANHLEYRRIRLPSGREIVDYNRIEAVLNTDYLSEKIAPYTYQVKKAECLELPDKKYFGEPFSLDETQMEEYREVKLAYLEYVDEIRSETIYKLFAALQHIVSGRRILTSPQERMVTEAMMPDEDNPRLWALKNLLQREIGDEKVLIFCKYRTEATSICKMLTQMGRSSVLFTGEISQKKRQENRKRFRDDMQVMVANKACGAYGLNLQFCRNIIFYSNDFDLATRMQAEDRVHRIGQTEEVRIYDIYSVDTIDEFIMRCLWRKESLVEEFKKNIEKWRDEMIKYRQISSGIMPEEFYIKLGPFLGSRDVRKEFDGYPLSNADDWTWIVAEDGDEIVGFVSIEPKNKVLQFSAGYVIPSHRRKGVYKRLIKEAVKFAGNRAMDVTTREYLVPLFEKAGFQALKMKGKKWRRMRRVPNEKGVS